A window from Halomicrobium urmianum encodes these proteins:
- a CDS encoding type II toxin-antitoxin system death-on-curing family toxin gives MGYVEEGSFGSVPETIHEKAFHLLRFLVADHPFVDGNKRTALNTVSVFYRLNGYQLEYDDEIIDILKQFGTDEATVDEERILAYLRSNSRPIDLNDEISNYREELIHYGLEEMTDETSDPND, from the coding sequence TTGGGCTACGTCGAGGAGGGTAGTTTCGGGTCCGTTCCCGAAACGATCCACGAGAAGGCCTTCCACTTGCTTCGATTCCTCGTTGCCGACCATCCATTCGTGGACGGGAACAAACGCACCGCTCTCAACACTGTGTCCGTCTTCTACCGCCTCAACGGATATCAGCTCGAGTACGACGACGAGATCATAGATATTCTGAAGCAGTTCGGGACGGACGAGGCGACCGTAGACGAGGAGCGGATCCTCGCATATCTCCGATCGAACTCGCGACCGATAGACCTGAACGACGAGATCTCGAACTATCGCGAGGAACTGATCCATTACGGACTCGAGGAAATGACCGACGAGACGTCCGACCCGAACGATTAA
- a CDS encoding DUF5807 family protein — translation MSKREEFLAGERVDDVAFFLHEDAVGNLSALDDYAEQVEDGVVLVVEGDSGRSAFQSATGIDPMGLAREAMQTDGEISRDLTGGVCPASEDDPDGDHAAKFVFAFAEERNEEVGGVYAEGDVIHAYGVCTCGERYSEKWVVGDE, via the coding sequence ATGAGCAAGCGCGAGGAGTTCCTGGCCGGCGAGCGCGTCGATGACGTCGCCTTCTTCCTCCACGAGGACGCGGTCGGCAACCTCTCGGCGCTGGACGACTACGCCGAGCAGGTCGAGGACGGCGTCGTCCTCGTCGTCGAGGGCGACTCCGGCCGCAGCGCGTTCCAGTCGGCGACCGGCATCGACCCGATGGGACTCGCCCGCGAGGCGATGCAGACCGACGGCGAGATCAGCCGGGACCTCACCGGCGGCGTCTGCCCGGCGAGCGAGGACGACCCCGACGGCGACCACGCTGCGAAGTTCGTCTTCGCGTTCGCCGAGGAGCGAAACGAGGAGGTCGGCGGCGTCTACGCCGAGGGCGACGTGATCCACGCCTACGGCGTCTGCACCTGCGGCGAGCGCTACTCCGAGAAGTGGGTCGTCGGCGACGAGTAG